The following are from one region of the Camarhynchus parvulus chromosome 3, STF_HiC, whole genome shotgun sequence genome:
- the NUS1 gene encoding dehydrodolichyl diphosphate synthase complex subunit NUS1 yields MSGAGGLAWRALHALLRAFLCLQRALLACLRGRAAAAAATSCALLAPAARALGFREARAAWRRRGAARGGVARGRQRWRADGRALRKLPVHVGLVVTEEEPSYADMASLVVWCMAMGISYVSVYDHNGIFKRNNSRLMDEILKQQQELLGLDCSKYSAEFANHDKTGQVLNCQSTLKVLSPEDGKADIVKAAQNFCQLVAQQQRTHSDLDVNMLDNLLSSTHGFPDPDLVLKFGPVDSTLGFLPWHIRLTEIISLPSHLNISYEEFFSALHHYAACEQRWGK; encoded by the exons ATGAGCGGGGCGGGCGGCCTGGCGTGGCGCGCGCTGCACGCGCTGCTGCGCgccttcctctgcctgcagcgCGCGCTGCTCGCGTGTCTGCGCGGccgcgcggccgccgccgctgctaCCTCCTGCGCGCTCCTGgcgcccgccgcccgcgcgCTCGGGTTCCGCGAGGCGCGCGCGGcctggcggcggcggggagccGCGCGCGGCGGGGTGGCGCGCGGGCGGCAGCGGTGGCGCGCGGATGGGCGCGCCCTGCGGAAGCTGCCGGTGCACGTGGGGCTGGTGGTGACCGAGGAGGAGCCGAGCTACGCGGACATGGCCAGCCTGGTCGTGTGGTGCATGGCCATGGGCATCTCCTACGTCAGCGTCTACGACCATAACG gtattttcaaGAGGAATAATTCAAGATTGATggatgaaattttaaaacagcagcaagaactCTTGGGACTAGATTGCTCCAAGTACTCTGCGGAATTTGCAAATCACGACAAAACTGGTCAAG ttttaaattgcCAATCTACATTGAAGGTGCTGTCTCCAGAAGATGGAAAAGCAGACATAGTCAAAGCTGCTCAGAACTTCTGTCAGTTGGTagcacagcagcaaagaacACATTCAGACCTGGATGTGAATATGTTAGACAACTTATTAAGTA GTACACATGGATTTCCTGATCCTGATTTAGTCTTGAAGTTTGGTCCTGTGGACAGCACATTAGGATTCCTTCCATGGCACATCAGATTGACCGAAATCAT TTCTTTGCCTTCCCACCTAAACATCAGCTATGAAGAGTTTTTCTCCGCCCTCCATCACTATGCAGCCTGTGAGCAACGGTGGGGAAAGTGA
- the LOC115901899 gene encoding nephrocan-like gives MYLSCLLVVFFHSALSTTCPRRCSCDPAQSVQCYRATEIPREIPFNTRRLYISHSKIKQLQFTDFRRMSVLEELVLSCSGTESIENNTFKALSTLKSLELCKNQLKQIPTFLPFGLEILRLADNSINALHASDFAGLMKLRVLDLRNNLIATLPPSAFSSLYNLQSLILDGNNMESVSAPLRLPRLKYLSMADNKLNSFPNNFFASFQSLHFLSLSGNFLTKVPLDLPKSLLSLKLEKNQLKMVRLRDVKHLENLSEFLLSENQLTSIDGAQLLPNLTTLELSKNQLHTVPLRLPGRLQKLDCSNNLIQRVTAQDFQGLQDLKHLFLDNNAVSTFEAGALQQCAQLSNLALEQNLLSSIPLRLPDTLARLDLKGNDIEDVGEQELKDLKQLQVLNLRNNKISLLDRKVLEYLPRLRHLYLDGNPWNCTCDLLRTRRALVAKGTDVRGGQCAAPAQSRGESWMSSKKILQQCEDNPSSTERGKEDRKKMKPNEASSVGVNTDDDYYDYELD, from the exons ATGTATTTATCTTGCCTTTTAGTTGTCTTTTTTCACAGTGCTCTAAGTACCACTTGCCCAAGAAGATGCAGCTGTGACCCTGCCCAGTCAGTGCAATGCTACAGGGCTACAGAGATCCCCAGAGAAATTCCTTTTAACACCAGGAGACTCTACATCAGCCACAGCAAAATTAAGCAACTCCAG ttTACTGACTTCAGGAGAATGTCAGTCCTTGAAGAGCTGGTCCTATCATGCAGTGGCACAGAATCGATAGAAAACAACACTTTCAAAGCTCTGAGCACCTTGAAGTCCCTGGAACTCTGCAAAAATCAGCTAAAGCAAATACCCACCTTTCTCCCATTTGGCCTTGAAATTTTAAGACTTGCCGATAACTCCATCAATGCTCTGCATGCATCTGATTTTGCAGGTTTGATGAAACTAAGGGTGCTCGATCTTCGGAACAACTTGATTGCAACTCTGCCTCCGAgtgcattttcttccctttacaATTTACAGAGTCTGATCCTGGATGGCAACAACATGGAATCTGTGTCTGCACCACTTAGGCTTCCTAGGCTGAAGTATTTGAGCATGGCCGATAATAAACTGAATTCGTTTCCAAACAACTTCTTTGCATCTTTCCAAAGTCTACATTTTCTCAGCTTAAGTGGTAACTTTCTGACAAAAGTGCCTCTTGATCTACCTAAATCCCTGCTGTCACTAAAATTAGAGAAAAACCAACTTAAAATGGTGAGACTTCGAGATGTGAAACACCTAGAAAATCTGTCTGAATTCCTCCTGTCAGAAAATCAGCTGACATCAATAGATGGTGCCCAGCTTCTTCCTAACTTAACAACACTGGAGCTCTCTAAGAACCAGCTCCACACTGTGCCTCTCAGGCTGCCCGGCAGGCTGCAGAAACTCGATTGCAGCAATAACCTGATCCAAAGGGTGACAGCACAGGACTTTCAAGGACTCCAAGACCTGAAGCATTTGTTTCTCGACAACAACGCTGTCAGCACGTTCGAGGCAGGAGCTCTCCAGCAGTGCGCACAGCTTTCCAATCTGGCGCTGGAACAGAATCTCCTCAGTTCTATTCCGCTGAG ACTTCCAGACACCCTTGCTAGATTGGATCTAAAAGGAAATGACATAGAGGATGTTGGAGAACAAGAGCTGAAGGACTTGAAACAGCTTCAGGTTTTAAATTTACGTAATAACAAGATATCTCTCCTGGATCGCAAAGTCTTGGAGTATTTACCTCGTCTTCGTCACCTGTATTTAGATGGGAACCCTTGGAACTGCACCTGTGACCTTCTCAGAACCAGGAGAGCGCTGGTGGCCAAAGGGACGGATGTGCGGGGAGGGCAGTGCGCAGCGCCGGCACAAAGCCGAGGAGAAAGCTGGATGTCTTCCAAAAAGATTCTGCAGCAGTGTGAAGACAATCCATCTTCCACGGAAAGAGGCAAagaggacagaaagaaaatgaaacccaATGAGGCTTCCAGCGTTGGAGTGAACACAGATGATGATTACTATGATTATGAATTAGATTAA